In the Micromonospora narathiwatensis genome, one interval contains:
- a CDS encoding LacI family DNA-binding transcriptional regulator, with translation MRARLSDIAQQAEVSEATVSRVLNDRPGVAPETRQAVLTALDVLGYERPARLRKRSAGLVGLVVPELDNPIFPAFAQVIESTLAQSGFTPVLCTQTPGGVTEDEYVEMLLDRQVSGIVFVSGLHADTAANHDRYRALIGRPLPIVMINGYAPGIAAPFVSCDDGEATELAVAHLVALGHRRIGLITGPDRFVPVQRRVAGFRTAMTRLVGTTEAEVGELAELSLFGVEGGEAAAGRLIERGVTGVVCGSDLMALGAIRAARQRGLSVPGDVSVVGYDDSPLMAFTDPPLTTMRQPVTAMAVAAVRALVDEINGHPAPHSEYLFRPELVVRGSTAVVRQGGTGAKPQRPAPSSFAVPA, from the coding sequence ATGCGCGCTCGACTGTCCGACATCGCCCAACAGGCCGAAGTCAGCGAGGCCACGGTGTCGCGGGTGCTCAACGACCGCCCCGGAGTGGCCCCGGAGACCCGGCAGGCCGTCCTGACCGCCCTCGACGTGCTCGGGTACGAGCGCCCCGCCCGGCTGCGCAAGCGCAGCGCCGGGCTGGTCGGCCTGGTGGTGCCTGAGTTGGACAACCCGATCTTCCCGGCCTTCGCCCAGGTCATCGAGTCGACGCTGGCGCAGAGCGGCTTCACCCCCGTGCTGTGCACCCAGACCCCCGGCGGGGTCACCGAGGACGAGTACGTCGAGATGCTGCTGGACCGGCAGGTCTCCGGGATCGTCTTCGTCTCCGGCCTGCACGCCGACACCGCCGCCAACCACGACCGGTACCGGGCGCTGATCGGCCGCCCGCTGCCGATCGTCATGATCAACGGGTACGCGCCCGGCATCGCCGCGCCCTTCGTCTCCTGCGACGACGGCGAGGCCACCGAACTGGCCGTCGCGCACCTGGTTGCCCTGGGCCACCGGCGGATCGGCCTGATCACCGGCCCGGACCGGTTCGTACCGGTGCAGCGCCGGGTGGCCGGCTTCCGGACCGCGATGACCCGGCTGGTCGGCACGACCGAGGCGGAGGTCGGGGAACTGGCCGAGCTGTCCCTGTTCGGCGTCGAGGGCGGCGAGGCCGCCGCCGGCCGGCTGATCGAACGCGGGGTCACCGGCGTCGTCTGCGGCTCCGACCTGATGGCGCTCGGCGCGATCCGGGCCGCCCGCCAGCGCGGTCTCTCCGTACCCGGCGACGTCTCGGTTGTCGGTTACGACGACTCCCCGCTGATGGCCTTCACCGACCCGCCGCTGACCACGATGCGCCAGCCGGTGACCGCCATGGCGGTGGCCGCGGTCCGGGCCCTGGTCGACGAGATCAACGGCCACCCCGCCCCGCACTCGGAGTACCTGTTCCGGCCGGAGCTGGTGGTACGCGGCTCCACCGCGGTGGTCCGGCAGGGCGGCACCGGCGCCAAGCCCCAGCGCCCGGCCCCCTCCTCGTTCGCCGTCCCGGCCTGA
- a CDS encoding glycoside hydrolase family 13 protein, with product MSLQPHHDGSATYVPEQEPALGQRVPVFVRVPAGADVRQVHVRTTGDGEPRFAEAVVDRTEGGDVWWRADVEVRNPVSNYRFMLDGRAGCRWLNAAGLVDHDVPDHGDFKLVSYAPPPAWARDAVIYQIFPDRFARSAAADGRTAPDWAIPCDWDTPVIGRGPETPHQFYGGDLDGVTEHLDHLDRLGVNTVYLTPVFPARSNHRYDAASFDTVDPLLGGDAALARLADAVHARGWRLLGDITSNHTGDAHQWFTAAASDVTAPERDLYYFDLAGGEYESWNGVKSLPKLNWGSAELRRRFATAEDSLLRRWLRPPYGLDGWRVDVANMTGRRGADAYTHEVARLLREVVADTRADGLLLAEHGHDHTGDLDRDGWHGTMNYVGFTDPVWSWLRHGDDPLPNFLGTPGGARRRDAGAVLATMNTYRSLISWRSYVHSWQLLGSHDSARIRTVVGDAARQEVAAGLLATMPGTPVVFAGDELGLTGTNGEGSRTPMPWHRPESWDRRMFEAYRSLLALRRAEPALRHGGLRWVHADTDTLVFLREAPTGTVLVLARRAPGTPVRFAGLPAGENLYGGAPALRPDADGAVTLPAAGPTFQVWRM from the coding sequence ATGTCCCTGCAGCCGCACCACGACGGATCCGCCACCTACGTGCCCGAACAGGAGCCCGCGCTCGGGCAGCGGGTCCCGGTCTTCGTCCGGGTGCCGGCCGGCGCCGACGTACGCCAGGTGCACGTGCGCACCACCGGCGACGGCGAGCCGCGCTTCGCCGAGGCCGTGGTCGACCGCACCGAGGGCGGTGACGTGTGGTGGCGGGCCGACGTCGAGGTCCGCAACCCGGTCAGCAACTACCGCTTCATGCTCGACGGGCGTGCGGGCTGCCGCTGGCTCAACGCCGCCGGCCTGGTCGACCACGACGTGCCCGACCACGGGGACTTCAAGCTGGTCAGCTACGCCCCGCCGCCGGCCTGGGCCCGGGACGCGGTGATCTACCAGATCTTCCCGGACCGGTTCGCCCGCTCCGCCGCCGCCGACGGCCGGACCGCGCCGGACTGGGCCATCCCCTGCGACTGGGACACGCCGGTGATCGGGCGCGGCCCGGAGACGCCGCACCAGTTCTACGGCGGCGACCTGGACGGCGTCACCGAGCACCTGGACCACCTGGACCGGCTCGGGGTGAACACCGTCTACCTCACCCCGGTCTTCCCGGCCCGGTCCAACCACCGGTACGACGCGGCCAGCTTCGACACCGTCGACCCGCTGCTGGGCGGGGACGCCGCCCTCGCCCGGCTGGCCGACGCGGTGCACGCCCGGGGCTGGCGGCTGCTCGGCGACATCACCAGCAACCACACCGGCGACGCCCACCAGTGGTTCACCGCTGCCGCCTCCGACGTCACCGCACCCGAGCGGGACCTGTACTACTTCGACCTGGCCGGCGGGGAGTACGAGTCCTGGAACGGCGTCAAGTCGCTGCCCAAGCTCAACTGGGGCAGCGCCGAGCTGCGCCGTCGCTTCGCCACCGCCGAGGACTCGCTGCTGCGCCGCTGGCTGCGCCCGCCGTACGGGTTGGACGGCTGGCGGGTGGACGTGGCGAACATGACCGGCCGGCGGGGCGCGGACGCGTACACCCACGAGGTGGCGCGGCTGCTGCGCGAGGTGGTCGCCGACACCCGCGCCGACGGGCTGCTGCTCGCCGAGCACGGCCACGACCACACCGGTGACCTGGACCGGGACGGCTGGCACGGGACCATGAACTACGTCGGCTTCACCGATCCGGTCTGGTCCTGGCTGCGCCACGGCGACGACCCGCTGCCCAACTTCCTCGGCACCCCGGGCGGGGCGCGCCGGCGGGACGCGGGCGCGGTGCTCGCCACCATGAACACCTACCGGTCGCTGATCTCGTGGCGGTCGTACGTGCACTCGTGGCAGCTCCTCGGCTCGCACGACTCGGCCCGGATCCGCACCGTGGTCGGCGACGCCGCCCGGCAGGAGGTGGCCGCCGGCCTGCTCGCCACCATGCCGGGGACCCCGGTGGTCTTCGCCGGGGACGAGCTGGGGCTGACCGGCACGAACGGGGAGGGGTCGCGTACCCCGATGCCGTGGCACCGGCCGGAGAGCTGGGACCGGCGCATGTTCGAGGCGTACCGGTCGCTGCTGGCGCTGCGCCGCGCGGAGCCGGCGCTGCGGCACGGCGGCCTGCGCTGGGTGCACGCGGACACGGACACGCTGGTCTTCCTGCGCGAGGCGCCGACCGGCACGGTGCTGGTGCTGGCCCGCCGCGCGCCCGGCACCCCGGTCCGGTTCGCCGGTCTGCCGGCGGGCGAGAACCTGTACGGCGGCGCCCCGGCGCTGCGCCCCGACGCCGACGGCGCGGTGACCCTCCCCGCCGCCGGCCCCACCTTCCAGGTCTGGCGGATGTGA
- a CDS encoding glycoside hydrolase family 13 protein, with translation MTAATHPTPLTSDDDWWRSAVVYQVYVRSFADANGDGVGDLQGIRERLPHLRDLGVDALWLTPFYTSPQVDAGYDVADYRDVDPLFGDLADFDAMITDAHALGLRIIVDLVPNHTSSRHPWFQAALAAGPGSPERERYLFADGKGEAGELPPNDWESIFGGPAWTRTADGQWYLHLFDPAQPDLNWRHPEVRAEFEDVLRFWLDRGVDGFRIDVAHGMIKAEGLPDVGFNSMTTGRRQSELLGKGQLPYFDQDEVHDIYRAWRPILDSYPGGRMAVAEAWAETPQRLARYIGPDELHQAFSFDFLDATWSADSFRKVIDTALAESTIVGAPTTWVLSNHDRQRHVTRYGDGEVGLRRARAAALLMLSLPGCAYVYQGEELGLPEVLDLPDELRQDPAFLRTGESRDGCRVPIPWGGELPPYGFGPAGSELSWLPAPATWRALSVAAQTGVPGSTLELYRTALRIRHEHPALAGLAGITWLETEPGVLAFRRTAEGVELTCVVNLSGAEVTIAGHGRPIAASTDLTERGDGHVLPVDSAAWFERR, from the coding sequence ATGACCGCCGCCACCCATCCCACGCCGCTGACCTCCGACGACGACTGGTGGCGATCCGCAGTCGTCTACCAGGTCTACGTCCGCAGCTTCGCGGACGCGAACGGCGACGGTGTCGGTGACCTCCAGGGCATCCGGGAACGCCTGCCCCACCTGCGCGACCTCGGGGTGGACGCCCTCTGGCTGACCCCCTTCTACACCTCGCCCCAGGTCGACGCCGGCTACGACGTGGCCGACTACCGGGACGTGGACCCCCTCTTCGGCGACCTCGCCGACTTCGACGCGATGATCACCGACGCGCACGCCCTGGGCCTGCGCATCATCGTGGACCTGGTCCCCAACCACACGTCCAGCCGGCACCCCTGGTTCCAGGCGGCCCTCGCCGCCGGACCCGGCTCGCCCGAACGCGAGCGTTACCTGTTCGCCGACGGCAAGGGCGAGGCGGGTGAGCTGCCGCCGAACGACTGGGAGAGCATCTTCGGCGGCCCCGCCTGGACGCGGACCGCCGACGGCCAGTGGTACCTGCACCTGTTCGACCCGGCCCAGCCCGACCTGAACTGGCGCCACCCCGAGGTACGCGCCGAGTTCGAGGACGTCCTGCGGTTCTGGCTGGACCGGGGCGTGGACGGCTTCCGGATCGACGTGGCGCACGGAATGATCAAGGCCGAGGGGCTGCCGGACGTCGGCTTCAACTCGATGACCACCGGGCGGCGCCAGTCCGAGCTGCTGGGCAAGGGCCAGTTGCCGTACTTCGACCAGGACGAGGTGCACGACATCTACCGCGCCTGGCGGCCGATCCTGGACAGCTACCCGGGCGGCCGGATGGCGGTGGCCGAGGCGTGGGCGGAGACCCCGCAGCGGCTGGCCCGCTACATCGGCCCGGACGAGCTGCACCAGGCGTTCAGCTTCGACTTCCTCGACGCCACCTGGTCGGCCGACTCGTTCCGCAAGGTGATCGACACCGCGCTCGCCGAGTCGACCATCGTCGGCGCCCCGACCACCTGGGTGCTCTCCAACCACGACCGGCAGCGGCACGTCACCCGGTACGGCGACGGCGAGGTCGGCCTGCGCCGCGCCCGGGCCGCCGCCCTGCTGATGCTCTCTCTGCCCGGCTGCGCGTACGTCTACCAGGGCGAGGAACTGGGCCTGCCGGAGGTGCTGGACCTCCCCGACGAACTGCGCCAGGACCCGGCGTTCCTGCGCACCGGCGAGAGCCGGGACGGCTGCCGGGTGCCGATCCCGTGGGGCGGCGAGCTGCCCCCGTACGGGTTCGGCCCGGCCGGCAGCGAGCTGAGCTGGCTGCCGGCCCCGGCGACCTGGCGGGCCCTCTCGGTGGCCGCCCAGACCGGCGTGCCCGGCTCGACGCTGGAGCTCTACCGGACCGCCCTGCGGATCCGGCACGAGCACCCGGCGCTGGCCGGCCTCGCCGGCATCACCTGGTTGGAGACCGAGCCCGGGGTGCTGGCCTTCCGCCGCACCGCCGAGGGCGTCGAGCTGACCTGCGTGGTCAACCTCAGCGGCGCCGAGGTCACGATCGCCGGCCACGGCCGGCCGATCGCCGCCAGCACCGACCTCACCGAGCGGGGCGACGGACACGTCCTGCCGGTGGACTCAGCTGCGTGGTTCGAACGGCGGTGA
- a CDS encoding ABC transporter permease subunit — MSTPLPGPGSATQTPGREPVRSGLPGKSRTARHHAPITATGLVVKVVLLGLAAGIAIWAAFPLVEAGHWIGLAILAATTAGLFYLYLTRRHIPAKYLVPGTLFLIAFQVFPVLYTASTAFTNFGDGHRGSKDDAIVAIQTSSVKQVPGSTEYSLSIATKGDPATGPLVFLLSDPKTREVSAGDADGLHRLDPGQVTVSPTGKVTAADGYTVLNFGEASVRSKEITDLIVPTSGGAIRSNGLSRAYEGTALRAYDAGCDCVKDSETGKTWTADATTGSFVAADGERLAQGWKVNVGLKNFSRVLTDPDISGPFFGTLLWNFAFAIGSTGLTFLLGMAIALALHSPRMRGTNFYRVLLILPYAMPSFAMLLVWRDMFNTDFGLVNNLFGLGVDWFGQTWSARAAVLLVQLWLGYPYMFLVATGALQAIPSELTEATSVDGATPWQSFRAVTLPLLLVALSPLLIASFAYNFNNVNAILFTTEGGPFAPDNPTNGATDLLITYTYRLAFGAQGAEYGMAAAVSIFIFAIVATVSAISFSRTRKQEEVYS, encoded by the coding sequence ATGAGCACGCCGCTGCCCGGCCCGGGGTCTGCCACGCAGACCCCGGGCCGGGAGCCCGTTCGGAGCGGGCTCCCGGGCAAGTCCCGTACCGCGCGGCACCACGCGCCGATCACCGCGACCGGTCTGGTCGTCAAGGTGGTCCTGCTCGGCCTGGCGGCCGGGATCGCGATCTGGGCGGCGTTCCCGCTCGTCGAGGCCGGGCACTGGATCGGGCTGGCCATCCTGGCGGCCACCACCGCCGGCCTGTTCTACCTCTATCTCACCCGCCGGCACATCCCGGCCAAGTACCTGGTCCCCGGCACGCTCTTCCTGATCGCCTTCCAGGTCTTTCCGGTGCTCTACACCGCGAGCACCGCCTTCACGAACTTCGGCGACGGCCACCGCGGCAGCAAGGACGACGCGATCGTCGCCATCCAGACCTCCTCGGTCAAGCAGGTCCCCGGCTCGACCGAGTACTCCCTCTCCATCGCCACCAAGGGCGACCCGGCCACCGGCCCGCTGGTCTTCCTGCTCAGCGACCCGAAGACCCGGGAGGTCTCCGCCGGTGACGCGGACGGGCTGCACCGGCTCGACCCCGGTCAGGTCACGGTCAGCCCGACCGGCAAGGTCACCGCCGCCGACGGCTACACCGTGCTCAACTTCGGCGAGGCCAGCGTACGGAGCAAGGAGATCACCGACCTGATCGTGCCGACCTCCGGCGGTGCCATCCGGTCCAACGGCCTGTCCCGCGCCTACGAGGGCACGGCCCTCCGGGCGTACGACGCGGGCTGCGACTGCGTCAAGGACAGCGAGACCGGCAAGACCTGGACCGCCGACGCCACGACCGGCTCCTTCGTCGCCGCCGACGGCGAACGGCTCGCCCAGGGCTGGAAGGTCAACGTCGGGCTGAAGAACTTCAGCCGGGTGTTGACCGATCCGGACATCTCCGGCCCGTTCTTCGGCACGCTGCTCTGGAACTTCGCCTTCGCGATCGGCTCGACCGGGCTCACCTTCCTGCTCGGCATGGCCATCGCGCTCGCCCTGCACTCGCCCCGGATGCGGGGCACCAACTTCTACCGGGTGCTGCTGATCCTGCCGTACGCCATGCCGTCGTTCGCGATGCTGCTGGTCTGGCGGGACATGTTCAACACCGACTTCGGCCTGGTCAACAACCTGTTCGGGCTGGGCGTCGACTGGTTCGGCCAGACCTGGTCCGCCCGGGCCGCGGTGCTGCTGGTGCAGCTCTGGCTCGGCTACCCGTACATGTTCCTGGTGGCCACCGGCGCGCTCCAGGCGATCCCGAGCGAGCTGACCGAGGCCACCTCGGTCGACGGGGCGACGCCGTGGCAGTCGTTCCGGGCGGTCACCCTGCCGCTGCTGCTGGTCGCGCTCTCGCCGCTGCTGATCGCGTCGTTCGCGTACAACTTCAACAACGTCAACGCGATCCTGTTCACCACCGAGGGTGGCCCGTTCGCGCCCGACAACCCGACCAACGGCGCGACCGACCTGCTGATCACCTACACCTACCGGCTCGCCTTCGGCGCCCAGGGCGCCGAGTACGGCATGGCCGCCGCGGTCTCGATCTTCATCTTCGCGATCGTGGCCACGGTGTCGGCGATCAGCTTCTCGCGGACCCGCAAGCAGGAGGAGGTGTACTCGTGA
- a CDS encoding sugar ABC transporter permease — MTTYADAPVANRNSARKSRSRWFAQVGWRHVVGVLAVAFSLFPILFVISAALNPLGTLSSTELLPTGASLENFSNLFRKTAFAHWFLNSLLLAGVASFASIFLSSLAAYAFSRMRFAGRRVGLLALLLIQMFPQFLAIVAIFLIFTTITDLYPAIGFNTPWGLFLLYMGGALGANTWLMKGFFDTLPKELDESATMDGASHAQVFFRIMLPLVAPILAVTGLLAFIGSINEFIIANVFLTNTESKTLAVGMFGLVAGERNNNFGMFAAGTLLTAIPTVLVFQLLQRYIVSGLTAGAVKG, encoded by the coding sequence GTGACCACCTACGCGGACGCCCCGGTCGCCAACCGCAACTCCGCCAGGAAGTCGAGGAGCCGCTGGTTTGCCCAGGTGGGCTGGCGGCATGTCGTCGGGGTGCTGGCCGTCGCGTTCAGCCTCTTCCCGATCCTGTTCGTGATCTCGGCGGCGCTGAACCCGCTCGGCACGCTCTCCTCGACCGAGCTGCTGCCCACCGGCGCCTCGCTGGAGAACTTCAGCAACCTCTTCCGCAAGACCGCCTTCGCCCACTGGTTCCTCAACTCGCTGCTGCTGGCGGGGGTGGCCAGCTTCGCGTCGATCTTCCTGTCGTCGCTCGCGGCGTACGCGTTCTCCCGGATGCGCTTCGCCGGCCGGCGGGTCGGCCTGCTCGCGCTGCTGCTGATCCAGATGTTCCCGCAGTTCCTGGCCATCGTGGCGATCTTCCTGATCTTCACGACGATCACCGACCTGTACCCGGCGATCGGCTTCAACACCCCGTGGGGCCTGTTCCTGCTCTACATGGGTGGTGCGCTGGGCGCGAACACCTGGCTGATGAAGGGCTTCTTCGACACCCTGCCCAAGGAGCTGGACGAGTCGGCCACCATGGACGGCGCCTCGCACGCGCAGGTCTTCTTCCGGATCATGCTGCCACTGGTGGCGCCGATCCTGGCGGTGACCGGGCTGCTCGCCTTCATCGGCTCGATCAACGAGTTCATCATCGCCAACGTGTTCCTCACCAACACCGAGTCGAAGACCCTCGCGGTCGGCATGTTCGGCCTGGTGGCCGGTGAGCGGAACAACAACTTCGGGATGTTCGCGGCGGGCACGCTGCTCACCGCGATCCCCACGGTGCTGGTGTTCCAACTGCTCCAGCGCTACATCGTCTCCGGCCTCACGGCGGGAGCGGTCAAGGGATAG
- a CDS encoding TetR/AcrR family transcriptional regulator, with translation MPRVSDEHLAARRQQILDAARRCFLRDGFHNTSMQDVIAEAGLSVGAVYRYFPSKNDLITSIAQTVIGGADEIFAELARHEPPLPLSEVLERALTYVDSQTGEDGVLRLAIQVWSESLRDPALAEFVRTTYTGFREHFVAMARRARDAGELPPEADPAAVGTALFGLVPGYFMQRILTGSPNRASYLAGVRTLLAG, from the coding sequence ATGCCGCGCGTATCGGACGAACACCTCGCGGCCCGCCGTCAGCAGATCCTCGACGCGGCCCGGCGATGCTTCCTGCGCGACGGCTTCCACAACACCTCGATGCAGGACGTGATCGCCGAGGCGGGGCTGTCGGTGGGCGCGGTCTACCGCTACTTCCCGAGCAAGAACGACCTGATCACCTCGATCGCCCAGACGGTGATCGGCGGCGCGGACGAGATCTTCGCCGAGCTGGCCCGGCACGAGCCACCGCTACCCCTCAGCGAGGTGCTGGAGCGGGCCCTGACCTACGTGGACAGCCAGACCGGCGAGGACGGCGTACTCCGGCTGGCGATCCAGGTCTGGAGCGAGTCGCTGCGCGATCCCGCGCTCGCCGAGTTCGTCCGGACGACGTACACCGGTTTCCGGGAGCACTTCGTGGCGATGGCCCGGCGCGCCCGCGACGCCGGTGAGCTGCCCCCGGAGGCCGACCCGGCGGCGGTCGGGACGGCCCTGTTCGGCCTGGTCCCCGGCTATTTCATGCAACGCATCCTGACCGGCTCCCCCAACCGCGCCAGCTACCTCGCGGGCGTCCGCACGCTGCTCGCCGGGTGA
- a CDS encoding sugar ABC transporter substrate-binding protein, whose translation MRIRTAGVVAVLGLALAASGCGGSGSDKPAAKESSKATGGKLVIWADDKRTAALKPFAEAFGKENGVTVEVQAVSKDLQTNFVTASQQGSGPDVVVGAHDWIGNLVQNGAIDPVQLAADQKSAFNEVAIKAVTFNGQLYGVPYATENVALIRNTELAPEAPKTIEELVETGKKLKAEKKASEILCLQSGQNGDAYHIYPLYTSGGGYLFGTAANGDYDPKDLGVGKPESIAAFQKIAKLGEKGDGALKRSITGENSIATFTGKKCAFLVSGPWAIADAKKADIKYDISPVPGFAGGKEAQPFVGVQAFYVAAKGQNKALAQEFVTNYVTKPDLAVALYQAEPRPPALTAAFDQVKGEDPDLAKFQEAGKNGQVLPAIPAMAAIWDPFGKAEAAIIGGADPATTITAAGKTIAGQIK comes from the coding sequence ATGCGCATCCGTACCGCGGGTGTGGTCGCTGTCCTCGGCCTGGCGCTCGCCGCCTCCGGCTGCGGTGGCAGTGGCAGCGACAAGCCGGCAGCCAAGGAATCCAGCAAGGCGACCGGCGGCAAGCTGGTCATCTGGGCCGACGACAAGCGGACCGCGGCCCTCAAGCCGTTCGCCGAGGCGTTCGGCAAGGAGAACGGCGTCACCGTCGAGGTCCAGGCCGTCTCCAAGGACCTGCAGACGAACTTCGTCACCGCCTCGCAGCAGGGCAGCGGGCCGGACGTCGTGGTCGGCGCGCACGACTGGATCGGCAACCTGGTCCAGAACGGCGCCATCGACCCGGTGCAGCTCGCCGCCGACCAGAAGAGCGCGTTCAACGAGGTCGCGATCAAGGCGGTGACCTTCAACGGCCAGCTCTACGGCGTCCCCTACGCCACCGAGAACGTCGCGCTGATCCGCAACACCGAGCTGGCCCCCGAGGCGCCGAAGACCATCGAGGAGCTGGTCGAGACCGGCAAGAAGCTCAAGGCCGAGAAGAAGGCCAGCGAGATCCTCTGCCTCCAGTCCGGCCAGAACGGCGACGCCTACCACATCTACCCGCTGTACACCTCCGGCGGCGGCTACCTGTTCGGCACCGCGGCCAACGGCGACTACGACCCGAAGGACCTGGGCGTGGGCAAGCCGGAGTCGATCGCGGCCTTCCAGAAGATCGCGAAGCTCGGTGAGAAGGGCGACGGCGCGCTGAAGCGCTCCATCACCGGCGAGAACTCCATCGCCACCTTCACCGGCAAGAAGTGCGCCTTCCTGGTCTCCGGCCCGTGGGCCATCGCCGACGCCAAGAAGGCCGACATCAAGTACGACATCTCCCCGGTCCCCGGTTTCGCCGGTGGCAAGGAGGCCCAGCCGTTCGTGGGCGTCCAGGCGTTCTACGTCGCCGCCAAGGGCCAGAACAAGGCGCTGGCCCAGGAGTTCGTCACCAACTACGTGACCAAGCCCGACCTGGCCGTCGCGCTCTACCAGGCCGAGCCGCGCCCGCCGGCGCTGACCGCCGCCTTTGACCAGGTGAAGGGCGAGGACCCGGACCTGGCCAAGTTCCAGGAGGCCGGCAAGAACGGCCAGGTGCTCCCGGCGATCCCGGCCATGGCCGCGATCTGGGACCCGTTCGGCAAGGCGGAGGCCGCCATCATCGGTGGCGCCGACCCGGCCACCACCATCACCGCCGCCGGCAAGACCATCGCCGGCCAGATCAAGTAA
- a CDS encoding BMP family lipoprotein, which yields MRIASAFVAGGLVLGAAACGEAPKDDNAGGTGAKKYSACMVTDVGGIDDKSFNTSAWAGLQEAKKANDNIDIKYVASKAEADYEVNLTGFVNQKCDFILAVGGLMSDATKKAAEANPKQQFGIVDANPGVDNIYPMQFDTAQAAFQAGYLAAGMSKNGKVGTYGAIPIPPVTIFMDGFADGVAYYNQAKGKSVQLLGWDKATQKGSFSNSFDKQDDGKKVSDALVAQGADIIMPVAGGAGLGTTAAAQASGGKYSAIWVDSDGCESTPNCPALLTTVVKNIRDAVKEAVLKAAGGEQLPATPGFVGTLANNGVSLAPYHDFDSKVPAELKGEVDKIKADIAAGTIKVTSKAQPTTE from the coding sequence ATGCGGATCGCCTCCGCCTTCGTGGCGGGTGGCCTCGTGCTTGGCGCCGCCGCGTGTGGTGAGGCCCCCAAGGACGACAACGCCGGTGGCACCGGCGCCAAGAAGTACAGCGCCTGCATGGTGACCGACGTCGGCGGCATCGACGACAAGTCGTTCAACACCTCTGCCTGGGCCGGCCTCCAGGAGGCCAAGAAGGCCAACGACAACATCGACATCAAGTACGTCGCGTCGAAGGCCGAGGCGGACTACGAGGTCAACCTGACCGGTTTCGTCAACCAGAAGTGCGACTTCATCCTGGCCGTCGGTGGCCTGATGTCCGACGCCACCAAGAAGGCCGCCGAGGCGAACCCGAAGCAGCAGTTCGGCATCGTGGACGCCAACCCGGGTGTTGACAACATCTACCCGATGCAGTTCGACACCGCTCAGGCCGCCTTCCAGGCCGGTTACCTGGCCGCCGGGATGAGCAAGAACGGCAAGGTGGGCACCTACGGCGCGATTCCGATCCCGCCGGTGACCATCTTCATGGACGGCTTCGCCGACGGCGTGGCCTACTACAACCAGGCCAAGGGCAAGAGCGTCCAGCTCCTCGGTTGGGACAAGGCGACCCAGAAGGGCTCCTTCTCCAACTCCTTCGACAAGCAGGACGACGGCAAGAAGGTCTCCGACGCGCTGGTCGCCCAGGGTGCGGACATCATCATGCCGGTCGCCGGTGGCGCGGGCCTCGGCACCACCGCCGCCGCCCAGGCCTCCGGTGGCAAGTACTCGGCGATCTGGGTCGACTCGGACGGCTGCGAGAGCACCCCGAACTGCCCGGCGCTGCTGACCACGGTCGTCAAGAACATCCGGGACGCCGTCAAGGAGGCCGTGCTCAAGGCCGCCGGTGGCGAGCAGCTCCCGGCGACGCCGGGCTTCGTCGGCACCCTGGCCAACAACGGCGTGTCGCTCGCCCCGTACCACGACTTCGACAGCAAGGTCCCGGCCGAGCTGAAGGGCGAGGTCGACAAGATCAAGGCGGACATCGCCGCCGGCACCATCAAGGTCACCTCGAAGGCCCAGCCGACCACGGAGTGA